In Melitaea cinxia chromosome 21, ilMelCinx1.1, whole genome shotgun sequence, the sequence TGTACCTAATTGTCTTTGCGATTCCCGCAcccaaaatataattatgataggtTGTTTAATGaccaattattgttttaattttttctaaaataacaatatcgccaattaattttgttaaaaaaactcAAATTGATTTGTTAGATGATATATATTGAGATTATCATTATACTTTGATACTTAACAAGATgttaaaacgttaaaaaaaaacatattcatTCAATAAATCTTAAGTTTCGTTGTTCAATGAGATATTACATAAGAAacactattaattttaatacaaacaagTTATTTCATCCATTAttggattatatttttattatttatgattctCAGGTTCTGTCCTACATACACCGGCGTCGGAAATCTTTATAGCTTCAATAAAATTCTAGCTAAATATTATTACCactgcttattaaaaatacttgtcCAATAATAATGATgtgagaataataaaaattttaaacgagaaatgaaggttaaaaaaaataacattttaattattatatattattagctttgcttaaataaatcaattgattgcaatttaaaacaataattatagaCGTGATATCCTTCTTGGTATTTATTAGCGCATTACTGGTTATATTCGCTAAATTTTTGTCTATAGcggtatgtatatatttgatttaattaaatgcaTGTCACTTGTATTTAGCTGTACATGGATACTTCTCTGTAAACTGGGCAACGTTAAGCCTATTTTTGTCTCGACAGACAGTCCCctggttagtttttttttttcaaagataaGCATACAAAGCACTACATAGAAATAAGATCAATAGTACGTATTAAATGTTATTACGTCAGTTTTAAATAAGTAAGCCAGGGGACTGTGCGTGAGCGTGGGGATAATattgacattatattttttaggtatattatgtatcagtaaaaataacaatttttgatttagtaaactttatttaaatgaatattctaCGGTGGATAGCGGTAAATTAGGTGATTATCTTTTTTAAGTTTAGTACAAACTATACAATGAACTATAGTTTTCATATTATATCTGCCCGGGACATTGAGCTGAACAATTTACAGAGAAATGCCCATATAGGAATTGGATAACGTTTTAAAGTATTACAAAATCTCAAATAAcgattttatttctgtacttgTTATATTCTCTCCTAAAACAAAATAGAGGGTAGTAAGAAAAAATCTCACAGCTTGtcacaaatatgtatttatttaaaatattacaatattaaatatttttgctatGTTTAACAAACGAAATGCGAAAAATGTTGACAACGAATTACATTACTTAAACTATTAATACTTTCATCAATAAGTACATCATAGCCTAGATACATAACATTTCGTAGTGTCTGGATAATTGTGCTAACATATAAGGAACTTACAATGTTTTGGACATAGTCGAATAAAGTGTACGTTAGGGGTTAGAAGGTTAGTTGGTAATTGGCGCGGGCGGTCAGCGGCGACCGAAGCGGAGGAAGGAGTGAACGACGTCTTGGCGCTTCATGCCTGTGTCGAGGAGCTGGGGGTAGTCGCGTACTAGTGCTGAAAGAAAAttgaaagtattaaaataaatataattattattataaattataaattaaactatCATGTGTATCATATATCTATAGTGTTCACGTGtacacttaattttatatttatttgtaacttttattaCAGTACGATACGGATGTCAGTTAGTGGAATTATTTTCTcgaaaaaaaagatatttttttaccaaaaaatcCAACACTAAGTTGAGATTTTAATTGTGCtagaaaacttaattatttttcgaggTACATTTATATTTCGACAGTTCGTAATTAAACTAACTATggtctatataaactatactaatattatatacctGAAAAGTGGTGATGTCAATACTGACCTTGGTATTCGGGTACTTGCTCGCCGGCCGCCTCAGCGTATAGTTCGAGGAAGGTGTTGAGCGCCTGACAGAACCTCGCGGCGCGGGGGTCGTCCTCGGCGCCCGCGCTGCACAGCTGCGCCGGCGCCGCGCTCGCGCCCAACAAGCACCACGCCACGACCACGCACCACACCGCCACGCGACACGTCTCTACGCTTCTATGGACAATATTTACTTTACAGTCTAAGGAAATTTCCGAATAGAATGAGGTAGTTTTTGTTGAGGTAGAACACAGCAGGACCTTgcccaaaatctggagcagcccgtcagGGACCTGTGCCTCACCAGTGCCGACCAGTGCCTCaaccttacggaagatcacagctaaataatactgttttcaagtcgTGTTGTGCTACTGTGGTCAGTAAGGTTGCAAGAACTAATGGagagatttaattaaaaagaaagaaaacgaTCTCTTGAGTTGCAAATTCCGCCCtaacaaacataaatacaaacattgcaagttaaataaaagcttttaataagGATAAAACAAAACTCCTGTCAATAtactttcattgtaatatgaaactttgagtAGTTACGAGTTCTATAAaaaaactcactatagacggcgccacggtcgcttagaaccgaatataaaaccATCATAtgaaaaatttcgatctagcgggtatatcgttccataacTAATTGGCTAAAgaaccgacacggtcagtcggagaagcaggttcgatccccgctggaacggtcgatttttaatatgatattaaaaatttataaaatcaataaatttacatttaaatttttcttacaaCGGTCAAATACGCTCGCAATAGATATTAACATAATTGTACAGATGCAATAAAAGGCAAATGAGGTCACAGTCGAATTAAGAGCAGTCTAGATTCACCCTAATATGACCTATTGTAACATCTCGCGATGATTGTACCTAAAAAATGTGTCATCAACATATTTTCACATCTTGCCGTATATCACATGTGCTATCAAACGTTTAAGCACTGTAATTGTAgagaaatactagctgaccccgcaaacgttgttttgccatatatgttataaacccccttaatcccctcctTATTATttatgggtatgaaaaataaacgttGGCCGATTtggcacacaaaatttcataaaaatcagtccattgtttcggaggagtatggtaactaacattgtgacacgagaattttatatctaAGATAAACGCCATATATTTAACggttagtaaatatataaattatgtaaataaatattttttttggccTCGTAATCGATTGAAATTCggttataatagaaataaacctttattttcaaatttgcattttaaaatatttatagctattcatcatcatcattcatcatttcagcctattgcagtccattgctggacataagcccatatagtgtgttgcccatagtcaccacgctgggcaggcgggttggtgaccgcttaTAGCTATTATAAACtagaaaataatcaattatcctattttttatctaaatacttccatttttaatctttttctacattgaaaattttattttgaatatataatgaataatgCATAGTTTTTATTCAGCTCAGAATTATCAAGtagaacattttttaatatcatatcaaaaatcgaccgttccagcggggatcgaacctgcatctccgactgaccgtgtaggtgctctagccaattaagctatggaaagatgtatccgctagatcgaaattgcTGATATGATAtatggaacggtcgatttttgatatgatattaaaaaatgtttagaatttcctaatctgtgggtaacacaaaaataaaaatcatacaaaTGATCAAGTAGCTTAAGTTTGTACCAGCTATAAACTAAATGAAGAGCTAAAAATAGCTAAGCTTTGATCTTTAATAAGATTGTAACCCACACAAGACGAAGTAACCTACACTACATCAGACGGACGTGAGCAACATTCGTCTTCATGCCTCGATAATGTACAACAGTGCTCCCAAAGGCGTATTAAGGAAAACATTTGAAAggcaattattttataagaacaaaaataaatcgtcacAAGTACGAAATGTATGCGTAGGTAATTGCTACTCCCGAATTAGTAGGTACAATAAATTTTGAACCTAAATACAATGTCGTTTTATTCcgttattttgtttcattaattacaaaatctatatacatgtaataaaaattgtaaccaGTTAGTGTCTGTTCATGAGATTCGCGTCATATGTGGtatttttaacgttaaaatGATGCAATACaactattttacatttttttcctgaCTCCATTTTTTTGCGGACGTCACGCAAATTTCGTTATACGAAATTGAATGCGGTTTTCATACATTAGATCCTTGAGATATAATGCACAATCTAGTGTTTTGTCTTGATATAATTATGGTCTTGAGAAGCTGttactatatatgtaattgtaGGGTAATCGAACTGAAATCGTTTTTAGTTTAGTTCACcgcgtattttaaatattagcaaTAAGTGTTAGTATTTAACTtcttctctctttctattttccattattttttttcgtgggGAAAATCTATCATGGATActccctccagcgcgggggtgTCAAacggttatgtcagactcctactgactaaaaaatcACCACCtatgagcagtcgtccgcctgggtgaggcgagatggggtcccgctagcattcgccacctcttCCATTGTCCAATCTATTATAGCCTCCGTCGATAAGTTTTATACAACTCAATACATTTCTTTCATATCGGttgatatttttgaagtaaaactcctttacTCACGTcttgactcggggagtaagctggtgaatgcgtgacgagagcgttacgaaaagtgtgttcgggcgaggcgaacggaagttgagagggagatatagttagcgaagatagaaagagagagagttactaaagaaattttacttccgTAATCATTTTGAGTTCCTAATTcaaatactatatttatttaaccacttattatacataaagaattatatataatatattgtcatggagactcacgtatGTGTTTAAGAGAGAAATTCAAGGAGGTAGACGTACAATAATCACAACTATTGCTAATAAACTTACTCATTGCAAAAGCAAACGCTATGATCATGATACCACTCATGAAGTCAAAAATAGATACATCTGTATAACCGAcgaataattaaacaaaacgtTTTGAAATAAAGAACATTTCATAATTTTCCGCATCTTTAACAACTTATGTGGCATCTCATTTCAGAATGTCTCTTAAATGAAAATGTGATTGAACAAACATCCATCTCAAAACGCCCGAAGTGTTCGACGTTTTATCTTCCAAGTCTATATCAATTTCATCGTGCTAAATCGTCACCACTATTTGTAAAAAAGATATGTTAAAATAGATTGTATTCCAAACCAAGGGtctaatttttttgtgttagatcactcgcttcagcctgtaatatcccactgttgggcataggcgtctttccccatgtaggagaaggatcagagcttaatccaccgcgcttatagctaaatatgtttatttcataaatacacatcaaaataatacaaatattacgccCGGACTCAGGCTGGAATCAAACCGGCAACCCGAGGGACAGaaggcagggtcactacaaactgcaccaacgggatAGTCATATATGTGAGTATGTATATAAGttagctgttacctataacacaaacattaagttgccaACAttagttatacttcattggctagtttcacgttgctaacttcttctttgtTCTTGTTAGACGGAACTTGTTAGAGTCTGTGACATTTGAGATACAAAAGATATCTTTAGACTATTTGAGTTAAAGATGAAATTAGAAAAATAGTTTAAGTCGTCTAGTTCGTTGGTAAATTGGCAGTGATCCTTACTTTCTTTCTTAGGATAGGGTTGATTCAAGCCTCGGTCACTATTTCAGTCTATTCgagtattacatatttatttatgtaggtgtgtgttatttatatatgttacgctcaaagatcgaaaacgctcattgagcggaaaaatagctcacaacgcgatgtggtcacagtaaaacatccacatagcgaaattcgtgttatggctctaatgaaaacgcgcatgacgcgttgtggcaatcaaagaaagaccaaatagcaaaattcgtgtcgtggcttacatgctattcgacCTCAAagcgttgtggcaatgaagaaaagccatgacgcgttCTGAGCATTCATTGTGTTAACCATATCACGACGGACAGGTTGTAACTTGTCGGTGTCGGCTCGGGTGCAAAGACGCATTGAAACCtcagttttattcattttttttgtttatgtgagtgaattttaatgtcagcgctaattatgacgaataaaaaagaattgttttacgATAAATTACGTGAGTTTGTGGAAACAAGCACTGATCGCAGTTTTATTATGACTACAGAAAAA encodes:
- the LOC123663957 gene encoding myosuppressin-like; this encodes MESVETCRVAVWCVVVAWCLLGASAAPAQLCSAGAEDDPRAARFCQALNTFLELYAEAAGEQVPEYQALVRDYPQLLDTGMKRQDVVHSFLRFGRR